One Stegostoma tigrinum isolate sSteTig4 chromosome 22, sSteTig4.hap1, whole genome shotgun sequence DNA segment encodes these proteins:
- the LOC125463820 gene encoding myeloid-associated differentiation marker-like protein 2 isoform X2, whose amino-acid sequence MRILFGCVTLSLVAHDGGYGAAYGHFCMFAWAWCLTLSGLIVSFELARLQSCVRLSWENFTISFAMLAVLMELTASVVYPVYFVQLDCGGHSCESRDFRISASVFSGLTCIAYGVEVQLSRAKPGHIGAYMATTPGLLKVVQAYVACIIFGALANGSEYSRYPATQWCVGVYSVCFILTSLVIGFNVSGRTGALRCPFDRLVVLYTFLATLLYLSAAVVWPIFCFDSKYGSVERPPSCSLGDCPWDSQLIITIFTFINLILYLADLIYSQRLRYIPEP is encoded by the exons ATGAGG ATCCTGTTCGGCTGTGTCACCCTGAGCCTGGTGGCCCACGATGGGGGTTACGGAGCGGCGTACGGCCACTTCTGCATGTTCGCCTGGGCCTGGTGCCTAACGCTGAGCGGCCTGATCGTCTCGTTCGAGCTGGCCCGGTTGCAGAGTTGCGTGAGGCTGTCCTGGGAGAACTTCACCATCTCGTTCGCGATGCTGGCCGTTCTGATGGAGCTCACCGCCTCCGTGGTCTACCCGGTCTACTTCGTGCAGCTCGACTGCGGGGGCCACAGTTGCGAGTCCAGGGACTTCAGGATCTCGGCCAGCGTCTTCTCGGGGCTCACTTGCATCGCCTACGGGGTGGAGGTGCAGCTGAGCCGGGCCAAGCCGGGTCACATCGGCGCCTACATGGCCACCACCCCGGGGCTCCTCAAGGTGGTCCAGGCGTACGTGGCCTGCATTATCTTCGGGGCCTTGGCGAACGGCAGCGAGTACAGCCGCTACCCGGCCACCCAGTGGTGTGTGGGGGTCTACTCCGTCTGCTTCATCCTCACCTCCCTGGTCATCGGCTTCAATGTTTCCGGCCGGACCGGGGCCCTCAGGTGCCCCTTCGACAGGCTGGTGGTCCTGTACACCTTCCTGGCCACCCTCTTGTACCTCAGCGCTGCCGTGGTCTGGCCCATCTTCTGCTTCGACAGCAAGTACGGCTCGGTGGAGAGGCCGCCTTCCTGCTCTCTGGGGGATTGCCCCTGGGACAGCCAGCTCATCATCACCATCTTCACCTTCATCAACCTCATCCTCTACCTGGCCGACCTGATTTACTCCCAGAGACTCCGCTACATCCCAGAGCCTTGA
- the LOC125463820 gene encoding myeloid-associated differentiation marker-like protein 2 isoform X1, with translation METQGPYLNCSALLSPLGVLRSLQILFGCVTLSLVAHDGGYGAAYGHFCMFAWAWCLTLSGLIVSFELARLQSCVRLSWENFTISFAMLAVLMELTASVVYPVYFVQLDCGGHSCESRDFRISASVFSGLTCIAYGVEVQLSRAKPGHIGAYMATTPGLLKVVQAYVACIIFGALANGSEYSRYPATQWCVGVYSVCFILTSLVIGFNVSGRTGALRCPFDRLVVLYTFLATLLYLSAAVVWPIFCFDSKYGSVERPPSCSLGDCPWDSQLIITIFTFINLILYLADLIYSQRLRYIPEP, from the coding sequence ATGGAGACACAAGGTCCGTACCTGAACTGCTCGGCCCTGCTGTCTCCCCTGGGCGTGCTCCGCTCGCTGCAGATCCTGTTCGGCTGTGTCACCCTGAGCCTGGTGGCCCACGATGGGGGTTACGGAGCGGCGTACGGCCACTTCTGCATGTTCGCCTGGGCCTGGTGCCTAACGCTGAGCGGCCTGATCGTCTCGTTCGAGCTGGCCCGGTTGCAGAGTTGCGTGAGGCTGTCCTGGGAGAACTTCACCATCTCGTTCGCGATGCTGGCCGTTCTGATGGAGCTCACCGCCTCCGTGGTCTACCCGGTCTACTTCGTGCAGCTCGACTGCGGGGGCCACAGTTGCGAGTCCAGGGACTTCAGGATCTCGGCCAGCGTCTTCTCGGGGCTCACTTGCATCGCCTACGGGGTGGAGGTGCAGCTGAGCCGGGCCAAGCCGGGTCACATCGGCGCCTACATGGCCACCACCCCGGGGCTCCTCAAGGTGGTCCAGGCGTACGTGGCCTGCATTATCTTCGGGGCCTTGGCGAACGGCAGCGAGTACAGCCGCTACCCGGCCACCCAGTGGTGTGTGGGGGTCTACTCCGTCTGCTTCATCCTCACCTCCCTGGTCATCGGCTTCAATGTTTCCGGCCGGACCGGGGCCCTCAGGTGCCCCTTCGACAGGCTGGTGGTCCTGTACACCTTCCTGGCCACCCTCTTGTACCTCAGCGCTGCCGTGGTCTGGCCCATCTTCTGCTTCGACAGCAAGTACGGCTCGGTGGAGAGGCCGCCTTCCTGCTCTCTGGGGGATTGCCCCTGGGACAGCCAGCTCATCATCACCATCTTCACCTTCATCAACCTCATCCTCTACCTGGCCGACCTGATTTACTCCCAGAGACTCCGCTACATCCCAGAGCCTTGA